The Streptomyces tendae DNA segment GGGCGGGCGCGATCGCCTGCGGCATCGCCGCGGGTTACGCCCCCTGGTTCCTGTACCAGGAGCGGACGATCTTCTACTTCTACGCGATCGTCTTCCTGCCGTTCCTGTGCCTGGCGGTGGCGATGCTGCTGGGCGCGGTCGTCGGCCCGCGCCGCTCGACCGACACCCGCCGCGTGGCGGGCGCGACGGCGGCGGGCGTGGTGACCCTCCTGATCATCTGGAACTTCATCTACTTCTGGCCGATCTACACGGGCACGCCCATCCCGATCGACGACTGGCGATCACGGATGTGGCTGGACACGTGGGTCTAGTGGGCGGGGGCCCGGGGCGACGGCCCCCGGCCCTCAACCGCCGTAACGGCCGCGCAGCTCCTCGGTGACGCGTGCCATCAGCCCGGCCGGCTCCTCCGGCGGCGCCTTCGTCAGCGGGCATCCCGTCCGGGGGTCGTAGGCGGTCAGGCCGGTCTCCTTCTCGACGAGGGCCGCGAGGGCGGTGACCTGCGCGAGCACGACCGCGGCGGAGTCCCCGCATACCAGTAGGGCACGGTCATGCTCCGTCGACCGGCGCCGGCGGCGTGCCGAGAAGCCGGCCCAGGTCTGCGCCACCTGCTTCGTGCAGCTCCCCGCGACGGGCGTCTGCGACGCGTGCGGCTGATTCCGGCGTCCGGCCGGCGTCCCGAAGGTGCCGTTCGGCCGCCATGACCCGTTCTCGGCCAGGGGGCCGTCGGCGTGCGGAGGGGACGACACCGGGGACCTCGTCGGGGAGGGTCTCTTTGGGACAACGATCGGTTTCGCAGGTCCCGTTGGGCGCGGGCAGCGCATAGAGTTCAGGGCGCGCCGGGCTTTTGAACACGTTCAGAAGGCGTGGGGTCCGGCCGGGGGAGGGATCGCCCGATGGGCAAGGGGGTCAAGGTCGCCGTCGTCGGCGGCATATTCGCCGTGATGGTCGGCGGAGCCGGGTACGGGGCGTACAACATCGTCTCGGCGCTGGACGGTGGCGGGGGCGGCGGCTCGGGGGCGGCGGACACGCCGAAGTCGGGGCCGCCGGACAAGGACGAGGTCCGCGAGACCACCGAGGCGTTCTTCGGCGCCTGGGAGAAGGGGCAGCCGGCCGAGGCCGCCTCGTACACGAACAACGCGCAGGAGGCCGGCGCGCTGCTGACCGCGTACGGCGCGGAGGCGCGGATCGGCCGGGTCGCCATCACGCCGGGCGCCCCGCGCGGCACCGTCGTGCCGTTCACCGTGAAGGCGACCGTCTCCCTCGACGGCGCCTCGAAGCCGCTGCGGTACACCAGCAGCGTGACCGTCGTGCGCGGACAGACCACCGGGCGGGCGCTGGTCGACTGGAAGCCGTCCGTCGTGCACCCGGACCTGCGGGACGGCGACACCCTCGTCACCGGCGAGTCCGCACAGCCGCCCATCGAGGCGGTGGACCGCGACGGCACCGTGCTGACGAAGGAGAAGTACCCCTCCCTCGGCCCCGTGCTGGACACCCTGCGGCAGAAGTACGGCGACAAGGCGGGCGGCACCTCCGCCGTCGAGCTGTCGATCCGGCACCCCGACGAGGAGGCGGACACCCCGCTGCTCACCCTCGCCGAGGGCAAGGCGGGCAAGCTGCGCACCACGCTCAGCGCCGGGGTGCAGGCGGCGGCCGAGAAGGCGGTGAAGGCGTACCCCGAGTCCTCGGTGGTGGCCGTGAAGCCCAGTACGGGCGAGGTGCTGGCGGTGGCCAACCACCGCGACGACGGCTTCAACGCGGCGTTCCAGGGCCAGGTCGCCCCCGGCTCCACCATGAAGATCATCACCGCCGCGATGCTCATCGACAACGGCGTGACCTCCATGAACGGCCCCGCGCCCTGCACGGACACCGCCACCTGGCAGAGCCAGACCTTCAAGAACCTCACCGGCATGGAGCCCAACGAGGGCGCCAGCCTCGCCAACAGCTTCCTGCGCTCCTGCAACACGGCGTTCATCAAGCTGATCGACGAGAAGCCGATCAGCGACGACTCGCTCACCCAGGAGGCGCAGGAGCGGTTCGGCCTCGGCCGGGACGACTGGAAGACCGGCATCGCCTCCTTCGACGGCAGCGTGCCGGCCTCCGGTGGCCCGGACCGTGCGGCGAACGCCATCGGCCAGGGCCAGGTGCAGATGAACCCGCTGAACATGGCGTCCGTGACGGCCACCGCCATCACCGGCACCTTCCGCCAGCCGTACCTGGTCTCCCCCGACCTCGACGGCCGGGAGCTGGCGCAGGCCAAGGGCCTGTCGGCCGACACCGCCGCGCAGCTCAAGGAGATGATGCGGCTCACCGCCACCCAGGGCACCGGCCAGCCCGCGATGTCGGGTCTGGGCGGGGACATCGGCGCCAAGACCGGTTCCGCGGAGGTCGACGGCAAGGCCACCTCGGACAGCTGGTTCACCGGTTTCCGCAACGATGTCGCGGCGGCCGCCATGGCTCAGCAGGGCGGCCACGGCGGCGACGCGGCCGGCCCGATTGTCGCAGCCGTGCTACGAGCGGCCAGCTGAGCGCACCGCCCGGCCGGCGGGACTTTAGGGTGGGGGCCGACCTCGGCGTACCCGCGCCGAGGGGGCCTTGACTCGAATGAGAGCCACGCGGGCCGCGGGGGGCCGGGGCGGGCGACGGAGGAACGAACAGCAGTGGGGACCAGAGGGCGCGCCGCGGACCGGCGAAGGATGAAGCCGGCCGTGCTCGGCGCAGCGATAGTCGTGGTCGCGGGCGGTGCCGGTTTCGGCGCGTACGCACTCGTCGGCGGGGCCGGGGAGGACGGCAAGGGTCAGGCGTCCACGCAGGCGGAGGCCGTCAAGACCGGGCCGCTGTCGGCCGGCGAGGTCACCACCGCGGCCCGGAACTTCCTCACCGCCTGGCAGGCGGGCAGGGTCGGCCAGGCCGCCGCCGCGACCGACGACCCGCGGGCCGCCACGGCGCTGCTCACCTCGTACGCCAAGGACGCCCGCGTCCGGAACCTCGCCCTCACCCCGGGCGCGCCCGCCGGGGGGACGGTCACCTTCTCCGTCAAGGGCACGGTGTCCTACGAGCAGCTGACGAAGCCGCTGGCCTACGACAGCACGCTGACCGTGGTGCGCCGGGCCGGGGACGGAGAGCCGCGCGTCGACTGGCGGCCGTCGGTGCTGCACCCGGAGCTGAGGGCGGGCGACAAGCTGGTCACCGGCGAGGCGGGCACCCCGCCGGTCAAGGCGCTGGACCGCGACGGCGGCGAGCTGACCACCGCGAAGTACCCCTCCCTCGGCTCCGTGCTGGACGGGCTGCGCGAGAAGTACGGCGACAAGGCGGGCGGCAAGGCCGGCGTCGAGCTGCGCGTGGTGCGCGGCGAGGAGTCGAAGAAGGCGGAGCTGTCGGACACGACCCTGCTGGCCCTGAGCGAGGGCACGCCTGGCACGGTGAAGACCACGCTGAACCCGTCCCTCCAGGCCGCCGCCGAGGCGCAGGTGGCGAAGAAGCAGAAGGCGTCGGTGGTGGTGCTGCGCGCCTCGACCGGCGAGATACTCGCGGTGGCGAACTCCTCGCGCGGCTTCAACGTCGCCTTCCAGGGGTCGCTGGCCCCGGGCTCCACCATGAAGGTGATCACCTCCTCGATGCTGATCGAGAAGGGCCTGGCGTCCGCCGACGAGAAGCACCCGTGCCCCAAGTACTTCAGCTACGGCGGCTGGAAGTTCCAGAACGACGACAAGTTCCAGATCAAGGACGGCACGTTCAAGGCGAGCTTCGCCCGCTCCTGCAACACCGCCTTCATCAGCCAGGCCCCCGAGCTGGAGGACGACGACCTGACCAAGCAGGCGCAGGACGTGTTCGGGCTGGGGAAGAACGACTGGCAGGTCGGGGTGCCGACGTTCGACGGCTCGGTGCCGGTGCAGTCCAAGGCCCCGATGGCCGCGTCCCTGATCGGCCAGGGCGGGGTGCGGATGAACCCGCTGAACATGGCGTCGGTGTCGGCGACGGTCAAGGCGGGGGTGTTCCACCAGCCGTACCTGGTGTCGCCGGAGGTCGACGGGCGGCAGCTGGCGAAGGCCCCGCGCACGCTGTCCGCGGACACGCTCGCGCAGCTGCGGGACCTGATGTCGTACACCGCGTCGGCCGGCACCGCCGCGGAGGCGATGGCCGGCGTGGGCGGTGACCGGGGCGCCAAGACGGGGTCGGCGGAGGTCGACAACCAGAAGAAGCCCAACGGCTGGTTCACCGCGTACGCCGGTGACCTGGCGGCGGCGGGTGTGGTGCAGGCCGGCGGACACGGCGGCTCGACGGCGGGCCCGATCGTGGCGGCCCTGCTGAAGGCGGGCGGCTGAGCGGAGCCGCGGGGCCGATGCGGGACCCCGGCCGGGGGGAGCCTCGGTACTCGGTGCGGGTCGGTGAGCGGAGCCCCGGGCTCCATGCGGGACCAGCTGGCACGGCTCAGCCCGCCCGGTGAGCGAAGCCACGGCGCTCAGCGCGGGACCGGCCGGGAAGCCACGGAGGCTCAGGGCGGCCGGTAAGCGGAGCCCCTGGCTCGGTACGGGACCGGCCGGGCGAAGCCACGGTGTTCGGTGTGGGGCCGGCGGGGCGGCGGCGCACGGCCCAGCGCGGGCCGGAGAGCGGAGCCGCGGTGCGATACCAACCCGGCGGAGCCGCGGCTCAGTGCGGGACCGGCTGGGCCGTCGGCACGTGGGTGAGGCGCAGGAAGCGGGAGAGGGTCTTCGTCTCGAACTCCACCACCGAGACGCCCTGCGGGGTGTGGAACTCCACCACCGCCTGCACCCGGCCGCAGGGCCACACCCGTATGCCGGCCTGTTCCTCGGGCGCGGTCAGGCCGCGTTCCAGGAGGTCCCGTTCGATGACCCACTCGCGGGGCAGCGTCCCGGGCAGGCCGACGCGCACGTGTCCGGGGTCGGTCTCGGGGTCGTACCGCAGCACCACGGGGACCGCCCCGCGGTTCTCCAGGAGGGGATCCGCATCCGTCACGATGTGGACTCGCGCGTACTGCTCGATCACGGACATCGGTGGGCCCCTTTACGCTGCGTCACACGCCGTCAAAGGCATACAAGGCGACTACCCACCCCCGTCCCATCCTGCACCCAAACTGGAATCCGCGCTTCCGAGCGGCGGCCGGCACAGATGAGGTAGGGCGGAAGTAAAACAAGTCACTCGCTCTTGCGAAAGGTTCGCAACAGGCCACATCATCGAGTCCGTGCACGCACCTGACGGATTCATCGACGCCCCCGTGTCCGCCGCGGCCGGCCTCCTCGCCGCCGGCGCGATCGCCGTGAGCCTGCGAGGCGCGCGCCGCGAGCTGGACGAAACCTCGCGCCCGGGCGCGGCCGGGGCCGGGGCGGAGCGCACCGCACCGCTGGCCGGGCTGGTGGCGGCGTTCATCTTCGCCGTGCAGATGCTGAACTTCCCGGTGGCCGCCGGCACCAGCGGCCACCTCCTCGGCGGCGCCCTCGCCGCGATCCTCGTGGGCCCGTACACCGGTGTGCTCTGCGTGTCCGTCGTGCTGCTGATGCAGGCCGTGCTGTTCGCCGACGGCGGCCTGACCGCGCTCGGCGTGAACATCACCACGATGGCGATCACCACGACCCTGGTCGCCTACGCCCTGTTCCGCGTCCTGGTGAAGGTGCTGCCGCGCACCCGCCGCTCGGTGACCGCCGCGTCCTTCGTCGCCGCCCTGGTCTCCGTCCCCGCGTCCGCCGTGGTCTTCACGCTGCTGTTCGCGGTCGGCGGCACCACCGACGTGTCCCTCGGCAAGGTCGCCGGCGCCATGGTGGGCGTGCACGTGCTCATCGGCCTCGGCGAGGCCGTCATCACCGCGCTGACCGTCGGCGCGGTCGTCGCCGTCCGCCCGGACCTGGTGCACGGGGCGCGCGGACTGCGGCAGAAGCTGAAGCTGCGGGTGGACGGCGAGCTGGTCGACGCCCCGGACACCGGCGCGGAGCCCGCCCCGGCCACCGCGCGGTCCCCGCGCAAGGTGTGGATCGCCGGCCTGGTCACCTCGCTGGTGCTCGCCGGGTTCGTCAGCTTCTACGCCTCGGCCGACCCCGACGGCCTGGAGAAGGTCGCCGCCGACCACGGCATCGACAAGCAGGCCGAGGAGCACACCGCCGCCGACTCCCCGCTCGCCGACTACGGTGTGAAGGACGTCGACGACGCCCGCCTCTCCGGAGGTCTCGCGGGCGTGATCGGCGTCGGCGTGACGGTGGTGGCGGGCACCGGCGTCTTCTGGGCGGTCCGCCGGCGCCGCACCGAGGAGGAGGCCGAGGCCACCTCCCCCACCGGCACGAGCGTCTGACGTGGGCGCGGGCCACACCCACCGGCTCTACCGGCACGGGCACTCCGCCGTGCACGCCCTGCCGCCGCACACCAAGATCGCCGCGGTCCTGGCCTTCGTGGTGGTGGTCGTGTCCACGCCGCGCGAGGCGATGTGGGCGTTCGCGGGGTACGCCGTGCTGCTCGCCGCCGTCGCGTACGCGGCGCGCGTCCCGGCGGGCTTCCTGCTGAAGCGGCTGCTGATCGAGGTGCCGTTCGTCGCCTTCGCGGTGCTGCTGCCGTTCGTCGCCGAGGGCGAGCGGGTCGACGTGCTCGGGCTCTCGCTCAGCGTGAACGGCCTGTGGGGCGCCTGGAACGTGCTGGCCAAGGGCACCCTGGGCGTCGCCGCCTCGGTGCTGCTCGCCGCCACCACCGAACTGCGCGAACTGCTGCTCGGTCTGCAGCGGCTGCGGCTGCCGTCGCTGCTGGTGCAGATCGCGTCCTTCATGGTCCGCTACGGCGACGTCATCACCGACGAGATGCGCCGGATGCGGATCGCCCGCGAGTCCCGGGGCTTCGAGGCGCGCGGGGTGCGGCACTGGGGGGTGCTCGCCAAGTCGGCGGGCGCGCTGTTCATCCGCTCCTACGAACGCGGCGAACGCGTCCACCTGGCGATGGTGAGCCGCGGCTACACCGGGTCGATGCCGGTGATCGACGAGGTGGCCGCGTCCCGGGCGCAGTGGTCGTACGCCCTGACCCTCCCGTGCGCCGCCCTCGTCGTGTGTCTGCTGGGATGGACCCTGTGAGTACTGCTTCCCTGGAGGTCTCCGGCCTCGCCTTCGCCTACCCCGACGGCCATCAGGCCCTGTTCGGCGTGGACTTCACCATCGCGCGCGGTGAGCGGGTGGCGCTGCTGGGGCCGAACGGCGCCGGCAAGACCACCCTCGTCCTGCACCTCAACGGCATCCTCAGCGGCGGCACCGGCACGGTGCGGGTGGCCGGCCTGGAGGTCGGCAGGCGGCACATGGCGGAGATCCGGCGCCGGGTCGGCATCGTCTTCCAGGACCCGGACGACCAGTTGTTCATGCCGACCGTGCGGGAGGACGTGGCGTTCGGGCCCGCGGCGGCCGGGCTGAAGGGGCCCGAGCTGGAGGCGCGGGTGGACCGGGCGCTGGAGCGGGTCGGCATGGCCGGCTTCAAGGACCGCCCGCCGCACCACCTCTCCTTCGGGCAGCGGCGCCGGGTGGCCGTGGCGACCGTCCTCGCGATGGAGCCGGAGATCCTCGTCCTGGACGAGCCGTCCTCCAACCTCGACCCCGCCTCCCGCCGCGAACTGGCCGACATCCTGCGCTCGTTGGACGTCACCGTCCTGATGGTCACGCACGACCTGCCGTACGCGCTCGAGCTGTGCCCGCGCGCGCTGGTCCTCAGCGACGGGGTGATCGCGGCGGACGGCGCCACCGGCGACCTGCTCGCCGACGACGACCTGATGCGCGCGCACCGGCTGGAGCTGCCGTACGGCTTCGACCCGCGCTCCGTGCCCGCGCCGCCCGGCCGCGGGTGACGGGCGCGCCGCACCCCGGAATCGCCGGCGCACCGGCGTGGTTGCACCCACTGTCGCAGGCGAGTGGAAGGGAACGACAGGAACGTGGACGTCGACGTGCACGGCGCAGTGGCCGAGGGCTTCGAGCCGGTCCGGGAGGCGTTCGCCCGAAACTTCGAGCGGCTCGGGGAGCGGGGCGCGGCACTCGCCGTGTACCGGGACGGGCACCGGGTCGTGGACCTGTGGGGCGGGACGAAGGACGTCGACGGCACCGCACCCTGGCAGCGGGACACCGCCCAGGTCGTGCGGTCGGCCACCAAGGGCGTCGCCGCCGCCGTGCTGCTGATGCTGCACGAGCGCGGTCTGCTGGACCTGGACGCGCCGGTCGGCCGCCTCTGGCCGGAGTTCAAGGCGCACGGCAAGGAGGGCCTGCTGGTCCGGCACGTCCTCGGCCACCGCGCGGGGCTCCCGGTGCTGGACCGCCCGTTGAGCTTCGCGGAGGCCACCGACCCGCGGCGGGCCGCCGAGGCGCTCGCCGCCCAGGCGCCGGTGTGGGAGCCGGGCACGGACCACGGCTACCACGCGCTGACCTACGGCTGGCTGGTGGACGAACTGGTGCGCCGGGTGACCGGCCGGGGCACCGGCGAGTGGATCGCCGCCGAGATCGCCGCCCCGCTGGGTCTCGACCTGTGGGTGGGGCTGCCGGACGCCGAGGCGCACCGCGTCGGGCGGGCCGGGAAGGTCGAAGGGCCCGAGCCGTCGGGGGCGCTGCGCGCCCGGCCCAAGCGCGCGGTCACCGCCGCCTACGCCGACCCGACCTCCCTCACCCGCCGCGCCTTCGCCGCGATCGAGCCCTCCCCGGACCACAACGACCCGGCGTTCCGTTCGGCGGCCCTGCCCGCCGCGAACGGCATCGCGACCGCGGACGGGCTGGCCCGCTTCTACGCGTCACTGATCGGCCCGGTCGACGGCACCCGCCTGCTGGAGGCAGCCACCGTGGAGCGCGCCCGCGCCGAGGAGTCGGCGGGCCCCGACCGGGTCCTGGTGGTGGGCACCCGCTTCGGGCTCGGCTACATGCTGCACGGCAGCGCCTCCCCCTTCCTGGCCCCGGGATCCTTCGGTCACCCCGGCCGCGGCGGCTCCCTCGGCTTCGCCGACCCGGAGTCCGGCCTCGCCCTCGGCTACGTCACCAACGGCTTCCGCAGGACGGTGACGGCGGACCCCAGGGCCCAGGCACTGATCCGCGCCGTACGGGAGTGCCTCGGCGCGTAGGGCCCGCCGGGGTTCCTACACGTGGATCGGGTGCGAGGTGCGGCCGGACGCGTCGTCGATCTCGCCGTGTGCCTTGGTGAGCATCTGCATGGCGAGTTCGTTCAGCGCCCTGGCGCCGGCGATCTCCTCCCCGACCCGTGGCTGATTGGAGTCGGTGTAGTGCCGCGACGCGTGTCCGTGCGCCCGCACCTCGGAGCCGTCGGGCAGCCGGACCAGCGCGACCGCGCGGGTGTGCTGCTCGTCCTCCGTGAACTCCATCTCCACGTGCCATCCCACTGCGGTGTGCATCATGACGGATCACCTCCGGATTCCTCTCGTTCCAGGGTGCGCCTCGCCCCGTCCCCGTGCACCCGGCCCGGGGCCGCGCCGGGCGCCTACGCGGCGTGCAGCATCAGCCCGATGCCCACCACCAGCAGCCCGGCCGCGGCGACGCGCGGCGCGCCGAACCGCTCCTTGAAGAACACCGCCCCGATCACCGCGCCCACGATGATCGACGACTCGCGCAGCGCCGCGACCGGGGCGAGCGGTGCCCGGGTCTGCGCCCACAGGACCAGGGCGTAGGCGAGGACGGACAGCGCGGCGCCGAGCAGGCCGAGCCGGGCGTGCGGCCGCATCCTCGCGACCGCCTCGCCGCGCAGCCGCACCAGGGCGTACGCGGGGATGACCGTGCCCTGGACCGCCATCAGCCACGCGATGTACCCGGTCGACGAGCCGGAGGCGCGGACGCCGAGACCGTCGACGACGGTGTACACGGCGATGGTGAGCCCGGTCGCCAGGGCCGCGCCGACGGCCGCCCAGTCGGGCCGCCGGCCGCGCAGCCCCCACACGGCGACCCCGGTCAGGCCCGCGCAGGAGACGACGATCCCGGCGGCGGCCCACGGGTCGGGCACCTCGTGCGCGAACACGGCGGCCAGCACGGTGACGACGAGCGGCGCGCTGCCCCGGGCCAGCGGGTAGGCCTGTCCGAAGTCGCCCAGCCGGAACGACGTCATCAGCAGCGCGTAGTACAGGATGTGCACGGCCGCCGAGCCGAGCAGGTACGGCCACGCCCCGGCCGCCGGGAACGGCACGAACGGGGCGGCGGCCAGCCCGATCAGCAGCCCTCCGCCGGAGATCAGCGCGAACCCGACGAGCTTGTCGGTGATCCGGTGCGCGAGCGCGTTCCAGCCGGCGTGGGTGACCGCGGCGAACAGCACCGCCACGGCGACCAACGGCGTCACGCGGTGCGCTCGCGCGGGAGCCCGGGCGGGTCGTCCACGTCGGGCACCGCTCCACCGTCCACGGCACCTGAGCGCACGGCCGCCGCACCGAACCGGGGCGTCACGCGGTGCGCTCGCGTACGTCCGTGAGGGTCGCGCCGGCGTGGGCGATCAACGTCTTGGGTTCCATCGGGAAGACGGTGTACGGGGTGCCGGCCGCCGCCCACACGGTGGCGTGGCCGAGCAGCGAGCGGTCGGCGAGGACCCGGGTCGTGGTGCGGTGGCCGAAGGGCGGAACGCCGCCGATGGCGTACCCGGTGCTCTCGCGGACGACGTCGGCCCTGGCGCGGGTGACCCGGCCGGCGCCGAGCTCCTCGCGGACCCGCTCGACGTCGACGCGGGAGGCGCCGTCCATGAGCACCAGCACGGGCACCCCGTCGGCGGCGAAGATCAGGGACTTGCAGATCTGGCTGAGCTCGCAGCCGATCGCGGCTGCGGCCTCGGCGGCGGTGCGGGTGGCCTCGGGGAAGCGGCGGACCTGGCCGATCACGTCCGCGAGGCCCAGGTCCCGCAGGGCCTCGGCGAAGCGGGGATGGGCTCCGGAGCCCTCGGCGTCGGTGGCGGAGGTGGTCATGCGAGGCACGCTAGCGGTCGGTGCACAGGCCACGCGACCTCGTTCCGTGAGCCGGACGGCGGGCCGGACGGGGGCCCGGCGAGCGGCCGGACGAGGGAGGCCCGGCGAGCGGGCCGGACACAGGGGACGAGGAAGCCGGTGAGGGCGCCCCGTCCCCACGGAGCCCTCACCGGCTGGTCGTGACCGTCCGGGCGGTCAGGCCCGGACGAGTTCCT contains these protein-coding regions:
- a CDS encoding serine hydrolase domain-containing protein, producing the protein MDVDVHGAVAEGFEPVREAFARNFERLGERGAALAVYRDGHRVVDLWGGTKDVDGTAPWQRDTAQVVRSATKGVAAAVLLMLHERGLLDLDAPVGRLWPEFKAHGKEGLLVRHVLGHRAGLPVLDRPLSFAEATDPRRAAEALAAQAPVWEPGTDHGYHALTYGWLVDELVRRVTGRGTGEWIAAEIAAPLGLDLWVGLPDAEAHRVGRAGKVEGPEPSGALRARPKRAVTAAYADPTSLTRRAFAAIEPSPDHNDPAFRSAALPAANGIATADGLARFYASLIGPVDGTRLLEAATVERARAEESAGPDRVLVVGTRFGLGYMLHGSASPFLAPGSFGHPGRGGSLGFADPESGLALGYVTNGFRRTVTADPRAQALIRAVRECLGA
- a CDS encoding DUF1876 domain-containing protein, which translates into the protein MMHTAVGWHVEMEFTEDEQHTRAVALVRLPDGSEVRAHGHASRHYTDSNQPRVGEEIAGARALNELAMQMLTKAHGEIDDASGRTSHPIHV
- the cbiQ gene encoding cobalt ECF transporter T component CbiQ, with protein sequence MGAGHTHRLYRHGHSAVHALPPHTKIAAVLAFVVVVVSTPREAMWAFAGYAVLLAAVAYAARVPAGFLLKRLLIEVPFVAFAVLLPFVAEGERVDVLGLSLSVNGLWGAWNVLAKGTLGVAASVLLAATTELRELLLGLQRLRLPSLLVQIASFMVRYGDVITDEMRRMRIARESRGFEARGVRHWGVLAKSAGALFIRSYERGERVHLAMVSRGYTGSMPVIDEVAASRAQWSYALTLPCAALVVCLLGWTL
- a CDS encoding YbaK/EbsC family protein codes for the protein MTTSATDAEGSGAHPRFAEALRDLGLADVIGQVRRFPEATRTAAEAAAAIGCELSQICKSLIFAADGVPVLVLMDGASRVDVERVREELGAGRVTRARADVVRESTGYAIGGVPPFGHRTTTRVLADRSLLGHATVWAAAGTPYTVFPMEPKTLIAHAGATLTDVRERTA
- a CDS encoding SsgA family sporulation/cell division regulator, which encodes MSVIEQYARVHIVTDADPLLENRGAVPVVLRYDPETDPGHVRVGLPGTLPREWVIERDLLERGLTAPEEQAGIRVWPCGRVQAVVEFHTPQGVSVVEFETKTLSRFLRLTHVPTAQPVPH
- a CDS encoding penicillin-binding transpeptidase domain-containing protein codes for the protein MGKGVKVAVVGGIFAVMVGGAGYGAYNIVSALDGGGGGGSGAADTPKSGPPDKDEVRETTEAFFGAWEKGQPAEAASYTNNAQEAGALLTAYGAEARIGRVAITPGAPRGTVVPFTVKATVSLDGASKPLRYTSSVTVVRGQTTGRALVDWKPSVVHPDLRDGDTLVTGESAQPPIEAVDRDGTVLTKEKYPSLGPVLDTLRQKYGDKAGGTSAVELSIRHPDEEADTPLLTLAEGKAGKLRTTLSAGVQAAAEKAVKAYPESSVVAVKPSTGEVLAVANHRDDGFNAAFQGQVAPGSTMKIITAAMLIDNGVTSMNGPAPCTDTATWQSQTFKNLTGMEPNEGASLANSFLRSCNTAFIKLIDEKPISDDSLTQEAQERFGLGRDDWKTGIASFDGSVPASGGPDRAANAIGQGQVQMNPLNMASVTATAITGTFRQPYLVSPDLDGRELAQAKGLSADTAAQLKEMMRLTATQGTGQPAMSGLGGDIGAKTGSAEVDGKATSDSWFTGFRNDVAAAAMAQQGGHGGDAAGPIVAAVLRAAS
- a CDS encoding EamA family transporter, translating into MTPLVAVAVLFAAVTHAGWNALAHRITDKLVGFALISGGGLLIGLAAAPFVPFPAAGAWPYLLGSAAVHILYYALLMTSFRLGDFGQAYPLARGSAPLVVTVLAAVFAHEVPDPWAAAGIVVSCAGLTGVAVWGLRGRRPDWAAVGAALATGLTIAVYTVVDGLGVRASGSSTGYIAWLMAVQGTVIPAYALVRLRGEAVARMRPHARLGLLGAALSVLAYALVLWAQTRAPLAPVAALRESSIIVGAVIGAVFFKERFGAPRVAAAGLLVVGIGLMLHAA
- a CDS encoding energy-coupling factor ABC transporter ATP-binding protein, with amino-acid sequence MDPVSTASLEVSGLAFAYPDGHQALFGVDFTIARGERVALLGPNGAGKTTLVLHLNGILSGGTGTVRVAGLEVGRRHMAEIRRRVGIVFQDPDDQLFMPTVREDVAFGPAAAGLKGPELEARVDRALERVGMAGFKDRPPHHLSFGQRRRVAVATVLAMEPEILVLDEPSSNLDPASRRELADILRSLDVTVLMVTHDLPYALELCPRALVLSDGVIAADGATGDLLADDDLMRAHRLELPYGFDPRSVPAPPGRG
- a CDS encoding energy-coupling factor ABC transporter permease, whose product is MHAPDGFIDAPVSAAAGLLAAGAIAVSLRGARRELDETSRPGAAGAGAERTAPLAGLVAAFIFAVQMLNFPVAAGTSGHLLGGALAAILVGPYTGVLCVSVVLLMQAVLFADGGLTALGVNITTMAITTTLVAYALFRVLVKVLPRTRRSVTAASFVAALVSVPASAVVFTLLFAVGGTTDVSLGKVAGAMVGVHVLIGLGEAVITALTVGAVVAVRPDLVHGARGLRQKLKLRVDGELVDAPDTGAEPAPATARSPRKVWIAGLVTSLVLAGFVSFYASADPDGLEKVAADHGIDKQAEEHTAADSPLADYGVKDVDDARLSGGLAGVIGVGVTVVAGTGVFWAVRRRRTEEEAEATSPTGTSV
- a CDS encoding penicillin-binding transpeptidase domain-containing protein, which encodes MKPAVLGAAIVVVAGGAGFGAYALVGGAGEDGKGQASTQAEAVKTGPLSAGEVTTAARNFLTAWQAGRVGQAAAATDDPRAATALLTSYAKDARVRNLALTPGAPAGGTVTFSVKGTVSYEQLTKPLAYDSTLTVVRRAGDGEPRVDWRPSVLHPELRAGDKLVTGEAGTPPVKALDRDGGELTTAKYPSLGSVLDGLREKYGDKAGGKAGVELRVVRGEESKKAELSDTTLLALSEGTPGTVKTTLNPSLQAAAEAQVAKKQKASVVVLRASTGEILAVANSSRGFNVAFQGSLAPGSTMKVITSSMLIEKGLASADEKHPCPKYFSYGGWKFQNDDKFQIKDGTFKASFARSCNTAFISQAPELEDDDLTKQAQDVFGLGKNDWQVGVPTFDGSVPVQSKAPMAASLIGQGGVRMNPLNMASVSATVKAGVFHQPYLVSPEVDGRQLAKAPRTLSADTLAQLRDLMSYTASAGTAAEAMAGVGGDRGAKTGSAEVDNQKKPNGWFTAYAGDLAAAGVVQAGGHGGSTAGPIVAALLKAGG